Proteins encoded together in one Candidatus Xianfuyuplasma coldseepsis window:
- a CDS encoding serine hydrolase yields the protein MKKAALLFALWLIVLISGCETELTIEFETNGGPVIDSITLLEGTSPTLPDDPTKEGYIFVGWYVDDTFEEAFDDTTTVSTNLTLYAKWEMPLRTLTFLDFDNSVLNTFTYETGDDLSALSAPTVEREGYEFTGWDVIVPDTMPAGDLTIIAQYQVRQYTIEFHDIDGNVISSDQIDFGQDLTIYEVPAIPERDGYASISWTSMLPNTMPSQNIVLEPVYEMLTYTLLFEDYDNTIIQTNQVPYQADLQTYYGDLHPSREGYEFIGWDISISQTMPLEDLVVTAVYQILSFTLEFQDHDGTVLSSQLVEYGTDLTLFNLPDIPEREGYSTVGWNGTLPDIMPANSIIMTAQYDIEMYTIQFLDVDGTVMLEIIEEYSTDLSEVVIDDPTKEGLTFLGWYLDDLFIKECEFDSMLRQDITLYSKWETLFQTSINSFVNNVEFNGSILIYKDNETLLSEGYGWANTVEKIENTPETTFLIGSITKQFTAVAIMMLYEDGLLTVDDTIDMYIPDFPNGDIITIHHLLTHTSGLENYLIHIPRDEEYLTSYHSPLSLINIIRSYPLAFTPGEEFEYSNTNYLILGYIIEVITEITYQEFMQQNIFDPLGMENTGFSTLDPESTEALGYDRILYGRGVAVDRRHNSISYSSGSMASTTGDLLLWHHALMNYTLITEETTNLIYTPYTDPTYNTEGYGYGWHILSTDGTVKLFHSGDSQRFITYFYRNTGADLAIVIISNEYDTNMEEILWHIFEKLTEFGYSDYVV from the coding sequence ATGAAAAAAGCGGCATTACTATTCGCACTATGGTTGATTGTACTAATTTCAGGATGTGAAACCGAACTCACAATTGAATTTGAAACCAATGGGGGTCCTGTAATTGATTCAATTACTTTACTCGAGGGAACGTCACCAACACTTCCGGACGACCCAACCAAAGAAGGGTATATCTTTGTTGGGTGGTATGTAGATGATACCTTTGAGGAAGCATTTGATGATACAACAACTGTATCGACGAATCTCACCTTGTATGCAAAATGGGAAATGCCATTACGAACACTAACATTTCTTGATTTTGATAATAGTGTCCTCAACACGTTCACTTATGAAACAGGGGATGACTTATCAGCGCTTAGTGCACCTACTGTGGAACGAGAAGGATATGAGTTTACAGGTTGGGATGTCATCGTACCGGATACGATGCCAGCTGGCGATTTAACAATCATTGCTCAATATCAGGTCCGGCAATACACCATCGAATTCCACGATATCGATGGAAATGTTATATCGAGTGATCAAATCGACTTTGGACAAGATTTAACCATTTATGAGGTACCTGCTATACCCGAGCGTGATGGCTATGCAAGTATTTCCTGGACTAGTATGTTGCCTAACACGATGCCTTCACAAAACATCGTGCTTGAACCAGTCTATGAAATGCTTACATATACTCTTTTGTTTGAGGATTATGACAATACCATTATTCAAACAAATCAAGTTCCATATCAAGCAGACTTGCAAACCTATTATGGGGATTTGCATCCTTCAAGAGAAGGATATGAATTCATTGGATGGGACATCAGTATATCTCAAACGATGCCGCTGGAAGATTTGGTTGTTACCGCGGTCTATCAAATCCTATCATTTACTCTCGAATTTCAAGATCATGATGGAACAGTCTTGTCGAGTCAATTGGTCGAATACGGAACCGATTTAACCTTATTTAATCTACCAGATATACCCGAGCGTGAAGGGTATTCAACTGTTGGATGGAATGGCACATTACCAGATATCATGCCTGCAAATTCAATAATCATGACAGCACAATACGACATTGAAATGTATACGATTCAGTTCCTTGATGTTGATGGTACTGTGATGCTGGAAATTATAGAAGAGTATAGCACAGACTTAAGTGAAGTAGTTATCGACGATCCGACAAAAGAAGGACTCACATTTTTAGGATGGTATCTTGACGATCTCTTCATCAAAGAATGTGAATTTGATTCCATGTTAAGACAGGACATTACCTTGTATTCAAAATGGGAAACGCTGTTTCAAACTAGTATTAACTCATTTGTTAATAACGTAGAATTTAATGGATCGATATTGATCTATAAAGATAATGAAACGCTATTAAGTGAAGGCTATGGTTGGGCTAACACCGTCGAAAAAATCGAAAACACTCCAGAAACAACATTCTTAATTGGCTCAATCACAAAACAATTCACTGCCGTTGCCATTATGATGTTATATGAAGATGGATTGTTAACTGTCGATGATACAATCGATATGTATATTCCCGACTTTCCGAATGGAGATATCATCACAATTCACCATTTACTTACACATACTTCTGGACTCGAAAACTATCTCATTCATATACCACGAGATGAAGAGTACTTAACCTCATATCACTCCCCTTTAAGTTTAATCAATATTATTCGTTCGTATCCCTTAGCATTCACTCCCGGAGAAGAGTTTGAGTACAGCAATACAAACTATCTGATACTGGGGTACATAATTGAAGTCATAACTGAAATAACGTATCAAGAGTTTATGCAACAAAATATATTTGATCCATTGGGAATGGAGAATACTGGGTTCTCTACGCTAGACCCTGAATCTACAGAAGCCCTGGGATATGATCGAATACTCTATGGTAGAGGCGTCGCAGTAGATCGTCGTCACAATTCCATATCCTACTCTTCAGGTTCAATGGCTTCGACAACTGGAGATTTACTACTATGGCATCATGCATTGATGAATTATACCCTGATTACAGAAGAAACTACCAACCTAATCTACACACCATATACGGATCCGACCTATAATACAGAAGGATATGGTTATGGCTGGCACATTCTCTCAACAGATGGTACAGTAAAGCTGTTCCACAGCGGTGATTCTCAACGTTTTATTACGTATTTTTATAGAAATACTGGAGCCGACTTAGCTATCGTAATTATCAGCAATGAATACGATACTAATATGGAAGAGATACTGTGGCATATATTCGAAAAATTGACGGAGTTTGGGTATTCCGATTATGTCGTGTAG
- a CDS encoding permease → MGVSSYIIYALAIILLIVSYIKDTQKTKKGLLKAWKSFRKLMPLILPLFLFIGILLALITPSFISSILGEDSGFLGYVIGMVVGSITFMSPFVAYPLGVELLENGAAYPQVAGFLVTVMSVGLVYFAVESKYFNKKAAVYRNLISFVGAIIVVLIVLVVYA, encoded by the coding sequence ATGGGTGTATCCTCATATATCATCTATGCACTTGCAATTATCTTACTTATTGTGTCATATATAAAAGACACACAAAAAACCAAAAAAGGACTACTGAAAGCTTGGAAAAGCTTTCGGAAGTTAATGCCTCTTATTTTGCCGTTATTCTTATTCATTGGAATCCTACTAGCACTGATTACCCCATCGTTCATTTCTAGCATCCTGGGAGAAGATAGTGGTTTTCTAGGCTATGTTATTGGTATGGTTGTTGGTAGTATTACGTTCATGTCTCCATTTGTGGCTTACCCACTTGGAGTAGAACTATTAGAAAATGGTGCAGCTTATCCACAAGTTGCAGGATTTTTAGTGACGGTCATGAGTGTCGGTCTTGTCTACTTTGCTGTTGAAAGCAAGTACTTCAATAAGAAAGCTGCAGTATACCGCAACTTGATTAGTTTCGTTGGTGCAATCATTGTCGTTCTCATAGTATTGGTGGTGTACGCATGA
- a CDS encoding ArsR/SmtB family transcription factor codes for MKGTIYLTTDQQLKIVYDPYRMRIIETYFKTQEPQTATQIADIIGEPPGKVHYHVNKLHEIDVLQIEKTKSINGIQAKYYGLKYEHILVDPELRKGQYFREIRGMSRATNFRIHVEHFSEDIVKAHEFTFSGSEYHPGYVYSNHTKLYMTKEQQRDFMKEMNQLIQQYTTPDDSVGVYTTLFGLARVE; via the coding sequence ATGAAAGGCACAATATATTTAACTACCGATCAACAGCTAAAGATCGTCTATGATCCGTATCGGATGCGCATTATTGAAACATATTTTAAAACTCAAGAACCGCAAACCGCCACTCAAATCGCGGACATTATTGGAGAACCACCGGGTAAAGTTCATTACCATGTAAACAAATTACATGAAATAGATGTTCTCCAAATTGAAAAAACGAAAAGTATTAATGGTATTCAAGCCAAATATTATGGATTGAAGTATGAACATATACTTGTAGATCCAGAACTGCGAAAAGGACAGTATTTTCGAGAAATACGTGGTATGTCTCGAGCAACAAACTTTCGGATTCACGTAGAGCACTTTTCAGAAGACATAGTAAAAGCACATGAATTTACCTTTTCGGGTAGTGAATATCACCCCGGTTATGTATATTCCAATCATACAAAATTATATATGACAAAAGAGCAACAACGAGATTTTATGAAAGAGATGAACCAATTGATTCAACAATATACTACTCCAGATGATTCAGTGGGTGTATATACAACACTATTTGGCTTGGCAAGAGTAGAATAA
- a CDS encoding DUF5011 domain-containing protein, giving the protein MKRCALGIFLVAIMFFLSGCDNTAPIITGEDSIEISVDSTITDWTQYVSALDDRSGEITITTDMIDITDVDLAAVGTYEVHYTVTDDNGNEGQYTLTVVVVDDVNPSITLNGDDVVYVEYGESYAELGATCLDNYDATCTVTIAGDTVESMILGSYEITYNAMDSENNAATEVTRTVVVQDTTAPVITLNGDDVVYVEYGELYEELSATCLDNYDATCTVSIAGDTVESSILGSYEITYNAMDSENNAAIEVTRTVVVQDTTAPVITLNGDDVVYVEYGETYDELGATCLDNYDATCTVSIAGDTVESTILGSYEITYNAMDSEDNTAIEVTRTVVVQDTTAPVITLNGDDVIYSILGELFTDPGAEVFDAYDQDVTLTVYGSVDIDTVGEYFITYYSIDSEGNEASVQRQVIIYEDISDEIYESTDLSIEPFVSTGNSVSFNIRNDGELYSEATIHIRVIGEDDTVYFTTVYSNYIGGNPMYTANNLPSESTYTIEITMSYETIIDVYNWTLDTVDLETTSEFNVYDFDSYVCSAGGFAASCHVNWEGEITFDANESFTFRLYDENGYVDEFTPYVIENVEIFVDIMNLDFLSSYTVELVYHNVDGDTTESTVIAKMYFTTIMPNYIDALIENRNGLIISNILDTSVNFNMFVYSNYGFVVDENNFLDYTLYDGDTVVETGRLDTFGWSPFVLEGLTPETEYLLVLRQHFVQGEEPFVDVRREYRFTTLPTSSVTINLNHTITQTGIDVNLTFINELNLDITEVDVDVAFNPLFPETIVYETTLVDDYSFTVMGFTNNIMYVRVIVTFTENDVSVTHTQIFEIFL; this is encoded by the coding sequence ATGAAACGATGTGCTTTAGGGATTTTTTTAGTTGCGATTATGTTTTTTCTTTCAGGATGTGACAATACTGCACCTATTATTACAGGAGAAGATTCGATTGAAATTTCTGTTGACTCAACCATCACAGACTGGACACAATATGTGTCGGCATTAGACGATCGAAGTGGTGAGATAACAATTACTACTGATATGATTGATATCACAGATGTTGATTTGGCTGCAGTAGGTACCTACGAAGTACATTACACAGTAACTGATGATAATGGAAATGAAGGACAATACACACTGACGGTTGTAGTAGTAGATGATGTCAATCCAAGCATCACACTCAATGGGGATGATGTGGTATATGTCGAATACGGAGAATCATATGCGGAACTGGGTGCCACTTGCTTGGATAACTACGACGCCACTTGTACGGTAACCATTGCTGGTGATACCGTCGAATCGATGATTCTTGGTAGTTATGAAATTACGTATAATGCAATGGACTCTGAAAATAACGCAGCTACCGAAGTAACGAGAACTGTGGTTGTACAAGACACAACTGCTCCTGTCATTACATTAAATGGTGATGATGTGGTATATGTCGAATATGGAGAATTATATGAGGAACTAAGTGCCACGTGCTTGGATAACTATGACGCCACTTGTACGGTAAGTATTGCTGGTGACACCGTCGAATCTTCAATTCTTGGTAGTTATGAAATTACATATAATGCAATGGACTCGGAAAACAACGCAGCTATAGAAGTAACGAGAACTGTGGTTGTACAAGATACAACTGCTCCTGTCATTACATTAAATGGTGATGATGTGGTATATGTCGAATATGGTGAAACATATGACGAACTGGGTGCCACGTGCTTGGATAACTATGACGCCACGTGTACGGTAAGTATTGCTGGTGACACCGTCGAATCAACGATTCTTGGTAGTTATGAAATCACGTATAATGCAATGGACTCGGAAGACAACACAGCCATAGAAGTAACGAGAACGGTGGTTGTACAAGACACAACTGCTCCTGTCATTACATTAAATGGTGATGATGTGATTTATTCCATTTTAGGCGAGTTGTTTACGGATCCCGGTGCAGAGGTGTTCGATGCATACGATCAAGATGTTACACTAACCGTGTACGGCAGTGTAGATATAGACACAGTAGGAGAATATTTCATCACATACTATTCTATTGATAGTGAAGGTAATGAAGCGAGTGTACAAAGACAAGTCATTATCTATGAAGACATATCCGATGAAATATATGAAAGCACCGATTTGAGTATTGAACCATTTGTATCAACTGGAAATAGCGTGTCGTTCAATATACGAAATGACGGCGAACTTTATAGTGAGGCAACAATCCACATCCGTGTGATTGGTGAAGATGATACAGTATATTTTACCACTGTTTATTCAAACTATATTGGTGGAAATCCAATGTATACTGCGAATAATTTACCTTCAGAATCCACCTATACGATTGAAATTACAATGTCATATGAAACGATCATCGATGTATATAATTGGACACTAGATACGGTCGACCTGGAGACGACCTCAGAGTTCAATGTATATGATTTCGATAGTTATGTATGCTCTGCAGGTGGTTTTGCTGCATCTTGTCATGTGAATTGGGAAGGTGAAATAACCTTTGATGCCAATGAATCGTTTACCTTTAGACTATACGATGAAAATGGCTATGTAGACGAATTTACTCCATACGTCATCGAAAATGTTGAGATTTTTGTTGACATTATGAACTTAGACTTTTTATCTAGTTATACAGTTGAACTTGTATATCACAATGTCGATGGAGATACAACAGAATCGACCGTCATCGCAAAAATGTATTTCACGACTATTATGCCCAATTATATTGATGCGCTGATTGAAAACCGCAACGGATTAATCATTTCCAACATCTTGGACACGTCGGTTAACTTCAACATGTTTGTATATAGCAATTATGGTTTCGTTGTCGATGAGAACAACTTTCTTGATTACACGCTGTATGATGGCGATACCGTAGTGGAAACTGGTCGATTAGATACGTTTGGATGGAGTCCGTTTGTCTTAGAAGGATTAACACCAGAAACTGAATATTTACTAGTTCTTCGTCAACACTTTGTTCAAGGTGAAGAACCGTTCGTCGATGTCCGTCGGGAGTATAGGTTTACCACATTGCCGACGTCATCAGTAACCATCAATCTCAATCACACCATCACACAGACGGGAATTGATGTCAACCTGACGTTTATCAATGAGCTCAATTTGGACATCACCGAAGTCGATGTTGATGTCGCCTTCAATCCACTATTTCCGGAAACAATAGTGTATGAAACTACATTGGTGGATGATTACAGTTTTACCGTTATGGGATTCACTAATAATATTATGTACGTAAGAGTCATCGTCACTTTTACAGAAAACGATGTATCAGTAACTCATACACAAATCTTTGAAATCTTCTTGTAG
- a CDS encoding PadR family transcriptional regulator, with the protein MTKFKQQFKKGLLELVILKLLCEKDHYGYSLIQEVNTRTNNSLELKEGTLYPLMHRLENQELIKSYWSRSKKGRENPRKYYQIMPRGRKKYVQMYLDYKEIIINISDVLNG; encoded by the coding sequence ATGACGAAATTTAAACAACAGTTTAAGAAAGGATTATTGGAACTTGTAATCCTTAAATTATTGTGTGAAAAAGATCATTATGGTTATTCTTTAATTCAAGAAGTGAATACTAGAACAAATAACTCTCTTGAGCTTAAAGAAGGAACCCTGTATCCTTTAATGCATCGTTTGGAGAACCAAGAACTAATCAAAAGTTACTGGAGCAGATCCAAAAAGGGACGAGAGAATCCACGAAAATACTACCAAATCATGCCACGTGGAAGAAAGAAATATGTCCAAATGTATCTGGACTATAAAGAAATCATTATTAACATTAGTGATGTTTTAAATGGATAG
- a CDS encoding type II CAAX endopeptidase family protein, which yields MSKTKQLIVYFAVTFGFSWLVWSPFILAGFGLYPMSETLSSLMMLAVIIGAFGPLVGAVVVQYKIGRWPQVKSFLKHCLRFRTKPLYYILAIVIPFGVTVIAHYITTGFGISNLPTTLMPEELTISPVVLVLPYALLMLVLGGGQEEFGWRGFAQDKLQDKFGILLGSSFLGLMWGLWHAPLWIMPGEGHENYSFIAFVLFTIIFSIMISILYNISDKKMVIPWVMHAASNTSVPLFPILFLEDVDQPGYWIWVAVNFVATTILVLWYYKRKQLTPKTA from the coding sequence ATGAGTAAAACAAAACAATTAATTGTATACTTTGCGGTAACATTTGGATTTTCATGGTTGGTGTGGAGTCCATTTATATTGGCTGGTTTCGGTTTATATCCCATGTCTGAAACATTGAGCTCTTTGATGATGCTGGCAGTGATTATTGGTGCATTTGGACCACTTGTTGGTGCAGTTGTTGTCCAGTATAAAATCGGCCGATGGCCACAAGTGAAATCATTTCTTAAACATTGTTTACGCTTTAGAACAAAACCACTCTATTACATTCTAGCAATCGTGATCCCCTTTGGGGTAACGGTGATTGCTCACTATATTACAACAGGTTTTGGAATCTCCAATCTTCCAACTACCTTAATGCCCGAAGAACTTACTATTTCACCAGTAGTATTAGTACTACCCTATGCATTATTAATGTTAGTTCTCGGTGGTGGCCAAGAAGAGTTTGGTTGGCGCGGATTTGCCCAAGACAAACTTCAAGATAAATTCGGAATCCTTCTAGGAAGTTCCTTTCTCGGTCTGATGTGGGGACTATGGCATGCTCCACTATGGATAATGCCCGGTGAAGGACATGAAAATTATTCCTTTATCGCCTTTGTTTTATTTACTATTATCTTCTCAATCATGATTAGTATATTATACAACATTAGTGACAAGAAAATGGTGATCCCTTGGGTGATGCATGCGGCCAGCAATACATCAGTTCCGTTATTCCCGATTCTCTTCTTAGAAGATGTAGATCAACCAGGATATTGGATCTGGGTTGCGGTAAACTTTGTCGCAACAACCATCCTTGTATTATGGTATTACAAAAGGAAACAATTAACCCCAAAAACAGCCTAA
- a CDS encoding CPBP family intramembrane glutamic endopeptidase, producing MNKTQAIYGVVLIGLLLYLETVVEFTYLTKQLVRIPFMIVVPFFLLRYSQSSILNDLTFSKVSFKDVRPSILAGLVVFFGAIGGYTIIYFFSDPSSITEALLAIDVTLQNIIWVSLYMTTFNVILEEFFFRGFVYMNLRKTNEIMAYLVSSFLFAAFHIGIVSAYFEPLIFILLLFGLMLVGAFLIFINRFGKSLINSCIVHIFADLAMFSIGFYLFLQ from the coding sequence ATGAATAAAACCCAAGCGATATACGGCGTTGTATTAATTGGTTTATTGTTGTATCTTGAAACAGTGGTTGAGTTCACCTATCTCACCAAACAGCTTGTACGGATCCCATTCATGATCGTGGTTCCTTTTTTCTTATTGCGTTATTCACAATCGTCTATTTTAAACGACCTGACATTCTCCAAGGTATCATTCAAAGATGTTCGACCTAGTATTCTCGCTGGACTTGTGGTTTTCTTTGGTGCGATTGGTGGATATACCATCATTTACTTCTTTTCTGATCCTTCGTCAATCACCGAAGCGTTATTAGCGATTGATGTTACGCTCCAAAACATCATTTGGGTCAGTTTATACATGACGACGTTCAATGTCATATTGGAAGAGTTCTTCTTCCGTGGTTTTGTCTATATGAATCTTCGCAAGACTAATGAAATTATGGCCTATCTCGTCTCTAGTTTCTTGTTCGCAGCATTTCACATCGGAATTGTATCTGCGTACTTTGAACCATTAATCTTTATTTTGTTGTTATTTGGTCTAATGCTAGTTGGGGCATTCTTAATTTTTATTAATCGCTTTGGAAAAAGTTTAATCAATTCCTGCATTGTTCATATCTTTGCCGACTTAGCAATGTTCTCCATTGGATTTTACTTATTCTTACAATAA
- a CDS encoding TIGR02206 family membrane protein, translating to MSFERFWSHELNYDMALDIFTWQHVLLITLGVLSVVLTLHYAPKIKASNKEPIFKKIMVGILIFLELIYHIHYWSYGLFSVPLHVCSFGAMFSIALLLTNRKSIFDFVFFIGVFGGLAALFVPNSLGYTYYNMRYYHYILIHMMIVIVPVYYYKAYNYRVTLKSVYKPIIMLLVLSPLIIYTNVTFDRNYMFVGEKPRVLASVLPDWPYYVGVLFVMMFVSFHILYYVSNHLSIKRIRQLLHV from the coding sequence ATGAGTTTTGAACGATTTTGGAGTCATGAACTAAATTACGACATGGCCCTAGACATATTTACCTGGCAACATGTTCTATTGATTACACTTGGTGTTCTAAGTGTTGTTTTGACATTGCATTATGCCCCCAAAATTAAAGCCTCAAATAAAGAGCCTATCTTTAAGAAAATCATGGTAGGTATCCTCATCTTCTTAGAACTGATCTATCACATTCATTACTGGAGTTATGGTCTATTCAGTGTACCGTTACATGTGTGTAGTTTTGGGGCGATGTTCAGTATCGCTCTACTGCTTACTAATCGTAAAAGCATCTTTGATTTTGTCTTTTTCATCGGCGTTTTTGGTGGTCTTGCCGCGTTGTTTGTTCCCAACTCATTGGGATACACCTACTACAATATGCGATACTATCATTACATCTTGATTCACATGATGATCGTCATCGTTCCAGTTTATTACTACAAAGCATACAATTACCGTGTGACACTGAAAAGTGTCTACAAACCGATAATCATGCTTCTCGTCTTGTCACCACTAATCATTTACACCAACGTCACCTTTGATCGCAACTACATGTTTGTTGGAGAGAAACCACGGGTTTTGGCAAGTGTCTTACCCGATTGGCCGTATTATGTGGGCGTCTTGTTTGTGATGATGTTTGTATCATTTCACATCCTGTACTATGTATCAAATCATTTGTCAATCAAACGAATTCGACAACTACTTCATGTGTAA
- a CDS encoding MFS transporter yields the protein MKELFRNKNFTLLFLGNFVSELGNVLFGFVAGLYVQDLAIKSGGEILGVPSGMMLGTFMALGAIIRVALTPIAGVLVDRWNKVKIIYLTDYLRGIMFVVVGYVFFIGVPNDTAMIILLGITVISGVVSAFFGPAISSITPEIVGLEKVQTAQGANSIIQSSTMIVGVLLGAAAYGLFDFHTALLLNGLSFIISGFSEMFIKALYKEDVIIDKHESVLAGFKIGLSYLRTKTGLLTMMVFSLFLNFAFSPLFSVGIPYFFRTELTRSEWDIAWVNITFGVSMMISGVVVGSMVFRSIKKVIRQNLVLLSSSFIFMTIIITLLTQSLINYPIFYILMIIGNIGMATFMMATNVPLNTALIKAIDQEYRGRVFGVISSISGGAVPIAIFLGGVIVSYTSVSVLAMVCSVLLLVPTIGFITNDKITHLFDSLDQGHNHVELIQD from the coding sequence ATGAAAGAATTATTCAGAAACAAGAACTTCACATTACTATTTTTAGGAAACTTCGTATCAGAACTTGGAAATGTCCTTTTCGGATTTGTTGCTGGTCTGTACGTTCAAGATTTGGCGATTAAAAGCGGTGGTGAAATACTAGGTGTCCCATCCGGGATGATGCTGGGAACGTTTATGGCACTAGGTGCAATTATCCGTGTTGCCTTAACACCTATCGCTGGGGTACTCGTAGACCGCTGGAACAAAGTGAAAATTATTTATTTAACCGATTATTTACGGGGAATTATGTTTGTTGTTGTTGGCTATGTTTTCTTCATTGGTGTACCCAATGATACCGCGATGATTATACTACTTGGCATCACTGTTATTTCAGGTGTAGTTAGTGCATTTTTTGGTCCCGCAATTTCCTCGATAACTCCGGAGATTGTCGGGTTGGAAAAAGTCCAAACAGCACAAGGAGCGAATAGCATTATTCAAAGTTCAACAATGATCGTTGGTGTTTTACTCGGTGCCGCTGCATATGGGTTGTTTGATTTTCATACAGCACTATTGTTAAACGGACTTTCATTTATCATATCTGGATTTAGTGAAATGTTTATTAAGGCATTGTATAAAGAAGATGTCATTATTGACAAACATGAATCGGTCCTCGCAGGATTCAAAATTGGTTTATCCTATTTGAGAACAAAAACTGGTTTACTCACAATGATGGTCTTTAGCTTGTTTCTAAATTTTGCTTTTTCACCACTATTCAGTGTTGGAATACCCTACTTCTTCCGCACCGAACTAACACGAAGTGAATGGGATATCGCATGGGTAAATATTACATTTGGAGTCTCTATGATGATATCAGGCGTCGTTGTTGGTAGTATGGTGTTTCGAAGTATTAAGAAAGTCATTCGACAAAATCTTGTGCTGTTATCAAGTAGTTTTATTTTTATGACGATAATCATTACATTATTAACGCAGAGCCTCATTAATTATCCTATTTTTTATATTCTTATGATTATTGGTAACATCGGAATGGCAACGTTCATGATGGCAACAAATGTTCCCCTCAACACCGCGTTAATCAAAGCCATTGATCAAGAATACAGAGGACGTGTTTTTGGTGTTATCAGTTCCATTAGTGGTGGAGCTGTCCCCATTGCTATTTTCCTTGGTGGTGTTATTGTGAGTTACACAAGTGTTTCCGTTTTAGCAATGGTTTGCTCGGTCTTATTGCTAGTTCCTACCATCGGTTTCATCACCAACGATAAAATCACCCATTTGTTTGATTCCCTAGATCAAGGACATAATCATGTTGAACTAATCCAAGATTAA